In Daucus carota subsp. sativus chromosome 4, DH1 v3.0, whole genome shotgun sequence, one DNA window encodes the following:
- the LOC108216220 gene encoding acid phosphatase 1, with product MKVIRGVVVIFMVAVLAEVGEAARSLSSNWKPRLEGGNYDYSYSYCLSWRLAAETNDIRGWRTVPSECLRHVQSYMLLGQYNLDLNLIIFEHIFPYINSIPLSNDGYDAWILDIDDTCLSNIVYYKLRQFGCEPYDPQGFKMWASRGGCPAVPATLRLFNKLVETGLKVFLVSGRDEETLYQATADNLHNQEFIGYERLILRSAANRGQGGVVFKSEKRKQLVEEGYRIWGNVGDQWSDLQGDFTGNRTFKLPNPMYFVP from the exons ATGAAGGTAATAAGAGGAGTTGTAGTGATATTTATGGTAGCTGTGTTAGCGGAAGTAGGAGAGGCTGCAAGGTCCCTGAGTTCAAACTGGAAGCCTAGATTAGAGGGGGGTAACTATGATTACAGTTATAGCTATTGCTTGAGCTGGAGGCTTGCCGCAGAGACTAATGATATTAGGGGATGGCGAACAGTTCCTTCTGAGTGCCTACGCCATGTCCAGTCCTACATGCTCCTTGGACAGTATAACCTTGACCTCAACTTGATCATATTTGAACACATTTTTCCTTACATCAACTCAATTCCTCTGTCTAATGATGGATACGACGCTTGGATTCTGGATATTGATGATACTTGTCTGTCCAATATTGTCTACTACAAACTAAGGCAATTTGG GTGTGAGCCATACGATCCACAAGGTTTTAAGATGTGGGCGTCGAGAGGAGGCTGCCCAGCAGTTCCAGCCACTCTAAGATTGTTCAACAAGTTGGTGGAGACCGGACTCAAGGTCTTTCTTGTGAGTGGTAGAGATGAAGAAACACTTTATCAGGCCACAGCTGATAATTTGCATAATCAAGAATTCATTGGCTACGAACGTTTGATTTTAAG GAGTGCAGCGAATAGGGGACAAGGCGGAGTAGTATTTAAATCTGAGAAGAGAAAGCAACTAGTGGAGGAAGGATACAGAATTTGGGGAAATGTGGGAGACCAGTGGAGTGATCTTCAGGGAGACTTTACTGGCAACCGGACTTTCAAACTTCCTAATCCTATGTACTTTGTACCTTAA
- the LOC108216219 gene encoding BTB/POZ domain-containing protein At3g08570, translating into MVSSDSSSLSPLRSSPRFCNSFANRIFSDVAGDITLVVDGDSYLLHKFPLVSRSGKIRKMAGNLKDHGLSKLELTNFPGGSETFELIIKYCYGMNFEITTANVASLRCASEYLEMSEAYYEENLIARTEIYLNEVVCQSLENSLEALSACELLLPTAEEVGITKKCVDAISRNACKEQLASGLSRLQFDGDSTELKDKCLEWWIEDLSILSINFYRRVISAMANCGVRVDSITASLMHYAQSSLKGIGKQQIWNPARPDNGSMIVCQRVIVETLVSLLPTEKSCLIPLNFLFGMLRMAIMVDADLASRLELERRIALRMDLVSLDDLLIPSAQTGDSLFDVETVHRILVHFLQCVNEEENDDCGYESEGIGSPSHGSVLKVGRLIDAYLAEIAPDPYLCLTKFIDIIEVLPDYSRVIDDGIYRAIDIYIKAHPMLSEQERKKLCKLIDCEKLSQEASNHAAQNDRLPVQMAVRVLYFEQLRLKNSLSGSSGDLFLSQKISSGVPSAAMSPRDTYSSLRRENRELKQEISRMRVRLSDLEKEQVCMKQGMMDKSGNGRTFLTSLSKGIGRIAIFSGPPGGKQKKSARKSKVTDGKTRRSKRYSLS; encoded by the exons ATGGTCTCTTCAGATAGCAGCTCACTCTCTCCTCTTCGTTCTTCTCCTAGATTCTGCAATTCCTTTGCTAACCG TATATTTTCAGATGTTGCCGGGGACATTACATTAGTTGTTGATGGAGATTCCTATCTGCTGCATAAG TTTCCCCTGGTATCTCGGAGTggtaaaataagaaaaatggcAGGAAATTTAAAGGATCATGGTCTCTCTAAGTTGGAGCTTACCAATTTCCCAGGTGGTTCGGAGACGTTTGAGCTTATAATTAAATACTGTTATGGCATGAACTTTGAGATCACCACTGCAAATGTAGCTTCTCTACGATGTGCTTCAGAATACCTAGAAATGAGTGAGGCTTATTATGAAGAAAACCTAATAGCACGCACTGAAATCTATCTGAATGAAGTAGTGTGTCAGAGTCTAGAAAACTCGTTGGAAGCACTATCAGCTTGTGAGTTGCTACTTCCTACAGCAGAGGAGGTGGGAATCACCAAGAAATGTGTAGATGCTATATCTCGGAATGCTTGCAAGGAGCAATTAGCATCAGGCCTATCACGTTTACAATTTGATGGTGATTCTACAGAGCTTAAGGATAAGTGTCTTGAGTGGTGGATTGAAGATCTATCAATACTGAGTATTAACTTTTACCGACGAGTGATCTCTGCTATGGCAAACTGTGGTGTCCGTGTAGATAGCATCACTGCATCTCTGATGCACTATGCACAATCATCTTTGAAGGGCATTGGTAAACAACAGATTTGGAATCCAGCTAGACCAGATAATGGCTCGATGATAGTCTGTCAGAGAGTGATTGTGGAAACTCTTGTCAGTTTACTACCAACAGAGAAGAGCTGTCTTATTCCGTTAAATTTTCTATTCGGGATGTTAAGAATGGCAATAATGGTTGATGCAGACCTTGCCAGCAGGCTTGAGCTTGAAAGAAGGATTGCATTACGTATGGATCTGGTTTCACTTGATGATCTGCTTATACCAAGTGCGCAAACTGGTGATTCTTTATTTGATGTTGAAACTGTTCATCGAATACTGGTACATTTCCTGCAATGCGTTAATGAAGAGGAGAATGATGATTGTGGGTATGAATCAGAAGGGATTGGTTCACCTAGTCATGGCTCCGTCCTGAAGGTTGGACGACTTATTGATGCATATCTAGCAGAAATTGCCCCTGACCCTTATCTCTGTCTAACAAAATTCATCGATATCATTGAAGTTCTGCCTGATTATTCTCGTGTCATTGATGATGGGATTTACAGAGCTattgacatatatataaag GCCCATCCAATGCTGAGTGAGCAGGAGCGTAAGAAGCTCTGCAAGTTAATTGACTGCGAAAAGCTCTCTCAAGAAGCCTCCAATCACGCTGCACAGAATGATAGGCTTCCAGTCCAGATGGCTGTCAGAGTTCTCTATTTTGAGCAACTTCGCTTGAAAAATTCTCTTTCTGGAAGTTCTGGAGATTTATTTCTGTCACAAAAGATCAGCAGTGGAGTACCTAGTGCAGCCATGTCTCCTCGTGATACCTATTCATCTTTGAGGAGGGAGAACCGAGAACTAAAACAGGAGATTTCCAGGATGCGAGTAAGGCTGAGTGATCTGGAGAAGGAGCAGGTCTGCATGAAACAAGGCATGATGGATAAGTCCGGCAATGGAAGAACTTTCTTAACGTCATTATCCAAAGGGATTGGCAGGATTGCTATATTTAGTGGCCCTCCAGGAGGAAAACAAAAGAAGTCTGCAAGGAAGTCCAAAGTAACAGATGGAAAAACACGCAGAAGTAAGAGGTATTCTCTTTCTTAG